The window TACGTCTACCGCGCCCAGGACTGACCGCGGGCAGGTTCCATAGTGCTCGCGACCGGCAGGGCCTTGTCGTCCTGCCGGTCTGGCGCGTTCTAATTCCGGGTGGACGGCTTATATTGATCTTCAAGGGCGCACGCGCTCCGGCGGCGCGCCGTTGAGGAAACCATGTCTGACACCATCCTTGCTGCCGAGCCTTTACTGCGCCTTGCCGCATTTGCCGGCGTGCTGGCCGTGATGATGGTGTGGGAACTGGCCGCTCCGCGCAGGCGGCGGGAGATTCCACGCCTTGTGCGCTGGAGCAATAATCTCGCGGTGGTCGTGCTGGACACGGCGATTTTGCGCCTCGCTTTTCCCTTGCTGGCGGTGGCATTTGCCCTGTGGGCTGAAGGGGCAGGCTGGGGCCTGTTCAATGTGTTGGGCGCGCCGCTATGGCTGGCTCTGCCGCTTTCAGTCCTGCTGCTCGATCTGGCGATCTATGGCCAGCACGTCGTGTTCCATAAGGTGCCCGTCCTGTGGCGTTTTCATCGCATGCATCACGCCGATCTGGAGTTTGATGTCACGACAGGGCTGCGCTTTCACCCCGGCGAGATCGTCCTTTCCATGATCATCAAGCTGGCGGTCGTCGCGCTGCTCGGTGCTCCTGCTTTGGCCGTGCTGGTGTTCGAGGTGTTGCTGAACGCCACCTCCATGTTCAACCATTCCAATATCCGCCTGCCGTTCGGCCTCGACCGGATGTTGCGGCTCTTCGTGGTGACGCCGGACATGCACCGGGTACATCATTCGGCCCTGCGTCATGAGACCGACAGCAATTACGGCTTCAACCTGCCCTGGTGGGACCGGCTGTTTGGCACCTATCGCGCGCAGCCCGAGGCCGGACATGACGCCATGACCATCGGCATTGGCCAGTTCCGTACGCCCCGAGATCTCTGGCTGGACCGCATGCTGCTCCAGCCTTTCCGGGGGAGGGCCAGCGATCCGGTGTCCGATGATGACAAGAGGGGCACGGTAAGCAGCGTGTAGTCAGATCGCGTGGTCCTGCATGGCTGCCTGGCCCCGAAGTCCACACCTCCCCAAGCCATCAAGCCACACCGTCGCTTCCTACGCATGCTTGACTCCACAAACTTTGTAAATCAAAGTAATTTGACATCGACGCTTCACCCTGAACATTACGAAAATGTATCGTAAAGGGTGCTTTACATGCGATGGCGCACGGCCTACCGCTTGTGCGACAAACGCGCATCAGGCGCAGGGACGGGCAGGGGACAAGTCAGATGAATGATGATCGCCGGGACAAATTGCGGTCGCTGAGCATCAACCGGGATGAAGAAGAGCGGCGTGGCGGCGGGGTGTCGCCGGTCATGCTGTTCGGCGGGATGATCGTGTCGGCAGTCATCGCCGCAGGCGCGGTCTGGTTTCTGACACAAGGCGATGCCGGCAACGCGGCGCCGCAACAACAGACAGTCGCCAGCGCGCCGCCCGCCAGTACCGGCCAAGCCACCGACACGCAGGCGGCCCCGCCGCCTGCTGCGGCGACGCCACGCGCGCCGCGTGCGTCGGGCCTTGTTGCGTCCGGCTATGTCACCGCGCGCCGTCAGGCTACCGTTTCGGCCGAAATCACCGGGCGCATCGCCGAAGTGCTGGTTGAAGAGGGTACCGAGGTCGAGGCCGGCGAGATACTGGCCCGGCTGGACGATACGCGTGCGCAGCTCGATCTTGAATTGATCGACTCCCAGATTGCCGCCGCCGAGGCGCGTGTCCGTTCACTGGAGTTTCAGGCGCGTGAGGCCGGCACGGTTACCCGCCGCGCGTCCAGCCTGTTTGATCGCGCGATTGCCTCTGAAGCGGCCCTGACCGCGGCGCAGGCCCAGCAATCGAGCCTTGAGGCTCAGCTGCGTGCGGCCCGTGCCGAGTTGGACAGCGCCCGTGTGCGCCGCACCAGCCAGGTTGACCTTATTGCCCGGCATATCGTGCGGGCGCCGTTTGCGGGCGTCGTGATCGCGAAGAATGCGCAGGTTGGTGAAATTCTGTTTCCGGGTTCCGCCGGTGGCGGGTTCACCCGTACCGGCGTCGCAACGCTGGTCGACATGGCCTCGCTGGAAATCGAAGTCGATGTCAATGAAGGCCAGATCCAGCGGGTGACGCCGGGCCAGCGCGTTGAAGCAGTGCTTGACGCCTATCCGGACTGGCGGATTCCCGCCCGCGTGGAGGCGATCATTCCCACTGCAGACCGCAGCCGCGCGACCATCAAAGTGCGCGTGGCCCTCAATGAGCGCGATGCGCGTGTCCTCCCGGACATGGCTGCCCGCGTGACCTTTATCGAGTGATGCCGGCCCTTGGCCGGGGATGAATTTTCAAGGGACAGGACAACATGGCAGACGCATCAGGACTTTACGAACTCAAAGGGCTTTCCAAGCGCTATACGCGCGGCAAGGAGACTGTCGCGATCTTTGACGGGCTCGACATGACGATCTCCCAGGGCGATTTCATCGCCATCATGGGGCCGTCGGGCTCGGGCAAGACGACGCTGCTGAACCTGCTGGGCGGGATCGACAAGCCCAGCTCCGGCGAGGTTTTGTTTGAAGGCCAGCGCATCGACAATCTCAGCCAGGGCCGCCTCGCCAAATGGCGCGCCAAGAATGCCGGCTTCATCTTCCAGTTCTATAATCTGATGCCGACGCTCACCGCCGCGCAGAATGTGGAGCTGCCCCTGCTGCTGACGAACCTGTCGGGCAAGGCGCGTAAAGAACGGGTGAAAACCGCGCTCGATATTGTCGGCATGGTGGAGCGGGCGGGCCATCGTCCGGGCCAGCTTTCAGGTGGTCAGCAACAGCGTGTGGCCATCGCCCGCGCCATCGTCGCCGACCCGAAAGTGCTGCTTGCGGACGAGCCGACGGGTGATCTGGACCGCACGACGGCCGATGAAATCCTGCAGACGCTCCAGCTGCTCAACAAGGAGCTGGGCAAGACCATCATCATGGTCACGCACGACCCGGAAGCGGCGAGCTACGCCGCGCGCGAACTGCACCTGAACAAGGGCCGGTTCGAGGAGAAGGGGAAAGCCTGATGAATGACGCAACCCTTATAAGGAAGAACCTGTTCCGCAAGCGTTTGCGGGCCATTCTCCTGATGGTCTCCATCCTCATCGCCTTCCTGATCTTCGGGGTGCTCGGCGCCCTGCAGAACGCGTTTTCCATGGGCAGCGGCACGGCGGCGCAGGAGCGTCTCGTCACCGTCAACCGTATCAATTTCACCGTCGCGCTCCCCTATGCCTACTGGGGCCGTATCCAGCAGGTGGAAGGCGTGCGCAATGCCGCCCCGGCCAGCTGGTTTGGCGGCTACTATCAGGAACCCCAGAACTTCGTGCAGAGCTTCGCGGTAGATCCTGAAACCTATCTGGCCGCCTATCCCACCGAGATCGTCCTGCCGCCAGAGGAGCGCGCGGCATTCCTGGAGGGGCGCACCTGCGCGCTCGTTGGCCGGGCGCTGGCCAACCAGTATGGCTGGTCCACGGGTGACCGCATCCCGCTCATGTCCAATATCTGGCAGAACACCGATGGATCGCAGGCCTGGGAGCTGGATATCTGCGGGGTGTTTGACGACACCGAAGGCACCTATCCGACCAACTACCTCATGCTCCACTACGAGTATTTCAACGAGAGCCTCGCCTTCGGCCGTGATAGCTTCCACTGGATCACCATCAACACGACAAACCCGGCCCTGAATGATCAGGTCAGCCAGGAGATTGACGCCCTGTTTGCCAACTCTTCGGCGGAAACCTCCACCACCACCGAGGCCGCGTTCAATGAGGCTTTCATGGAGCAGTTCGGCAATATCGGTCTGATCCTGACCTGGGTTATCGGGGCGGCCTTCGCGACGATCCTGATGATTGTCGGCACGACCATGGTGATGGCGGTCAATGAACGCACCCGCGAGATTGCCGTGCTGAAGACGCTGGGCTTCACCGCGCCGCGCATCTTCCGCATGGTGCTGTGGGAGTCGCTCCTCTTGAGCTTTATCGGCGGATTGATAGGGCTGGGGCTGGCATCGCTGGCTGCGGCTGCCGCCAGCGGCGCGCTTGCCGGTTTCCTTCCCGCCTTTGGCCTGTCGCTGACCAATATCGTGACCGCGCTGATCCTGATGGCGGCGCTGGGGATCGTGACCGGGTTGCTGCCCGCATACAACGCCATGCAGGTGCGCATCTCCGAAGCGCTCGGCAAGATCTAGGAGAGATCACCATGCTCAAACAGACAACAGCCGTAACGCTTCTCAATCTGCGTTCCATCCCGCAGCGCTGGGGCATGTCGCTGGCGACAGTCCTCTCCATCGCCCTGGTGGTTGGCGTGCTGCTCGGCTTCATGGCCATGGCCAGCGGTTTCCGGGCCACGGTGGATGGTGCCGGCTCCGATGACGTAGCCATCATGTTGCGCGGCGGCGCGATGGCGGAGATGAACTCCACCGTTAGCCGCGATGATGTACGCCTTGTCGAAATCGCGCCCGGTATCGCTGCCGGTGAGAATGGCGAGGCGCTCATCTCTGCCGAGCTCTATGTCGTCGCCGACGGCATCAAGCGCACCACGCAGACGCGGGCCAATCTGGCGCTTCGCGGTGTCGGGCAGCATGGCCCGGAGCTGCGTCCGCAATTCTCGCTTGTCGAGGGGCGCATGTTCAGCCCCGGCACCGGGGAACTGGTTGTGGGTGAAAGCGTGCTGCGTGAATTTGATGGGTTCGAGCTGGGCCAGAGCATCCGGCTGGGAACGAATGAATGGATTGTTGTCGGCGTGTTCTCCACGGGCGGTTCGGTGTTCGATTCCGAAATCTGGGCCGATCTGGGCGTGATCCAGAATCTCTACGACCGGGGCTCCAGCGTGCAGACCGTCCGTGCCCGGCTGACCTCGCCGGACGCCATCGAGGCTTTGCGCGAATATGTCGAGAACGAGCCCCGGCTCAATCTCGAAGTGCTTTCCGAGCGGGCCTATTTCGCGCGGTCAGCGGGTGGCACGACCAATCTCATCATGTTCCTTGGCTGGCCGCTGGCCATTGCCATGGCCATCGGCGCGCTCGCCGGTGCGTGGAACGCGATGTATGCCTCGGTCGATGCGCGCACGCGTGAACTGGCAACGCTCAGGGCCATCGGCTTTGGCGGCCTTCCTGCCTTTACCGCAGCGATGGCAGAGGCGCTGGTGCTCGCCTTTGCAGGCGGGCTGATCGGCGCTTTGGCGACGTATCTGCTTTTTGACGGGGTCAGCGCCTCCACGCTGGGCTCGGGCTTCACCCAGATCGTCTTCGCTTTCGCAGTGACGCCAGATGCCGCTGTGCAAGGGGTAATCCTTGCCCTGATTGTCGGCTTCCTGGGCGGGTTCATCCCGGCCATCCGTGCCGCGCGCATTCCCTTGCTCGCCGTGCATAACGACTGATAGCGGCCCGGCCTGGTGGTGCCTGATCTGCCACCGGGCCGGGCTCGCCGTCCCCGGCGCCGAATCCAGCTGCGCGCTTGACCTTCGCGGCGGGCCCATCACCAATGGCACCCGGACGAAGGCAATAGGAGGGGATTATCGATGACCGGACAGGAAGGCGCGGCTAAGCGCTCGTGGCTGCGCATACCGCACACGCTGGTGCTGATGGTCATCATGATGGCCATTGCTCTGGTACTGACCTGGATACTGCCCGCCGGCAGTTTCGAGATGCAGCCCAACGAGGCCGGCCGGATGATGGTGGTTCCGGGCACCTATGAGGTGGTCGAGGACGCGCAGACACTGGCGCCCTGGCATTTGCTCAGCGTGGTGCCGCGCGCCATGGCTTCGGCCTCCGACGTCATCTTCTTTGTCTTCCTGATTGGCGGCGTGCTGGGCGTGGTACGGCTGACCGGTGCAATCGATGCGGCGATCGGCGGCATGCTGCAGCATTTCCGTGACCGGCTGGCGCTGCTGATCTTTGCTGCCATGTTCGTCTTCGGCACGTTCTCTGCCACCTTTGGCATGGCCGCAGAATACATCGCCTTTGTCGGCATACTGGTGGCGCTGTGCGCGGCCTTGCGGCTGGATTCCATGACGGCTGTCGGGATGATGGTCGTCGGCTACGGCGTCGGCTACGGGATCTCGTTCATGAACCCGTTCACCGTGATGGTCGCGCAGGACATTGCCGAGCTTCAGCCGCTTTCGGGCTGGTGGTACCGTCTGGCTATCGCCCTGCCGATCTTCGCCATCGGTTTCCATCACGTCTACAGCTACGCCAGAAAGGTACAGGCCGATCCGTCCAAAAGC is drawn from Glycocaulis alkaliphilus and contains these coding sequences:
- a CDS encoding YfcC family protein, producing MTGQEGAAKRSWLRIPHTLVLMVIMMAIALVLTWILPAGSFEMQPNEAGRMMVVPGTYEVVEDAQTLAPWHLLSVVPRAMASASDVIFFVFLIGGVLGVVRLTGAIDAAIGGMLQHFRDRLALLIFAAMFVFGTFSATFGMAAEYIAFVGILVALCAALRLDSMTAVGMMVVGYGVGYGISFMNPFTVMVAQDIAELQPLSGWWYRLAIALPIFAIGFHHVYSYARKVQADPSKSLMAGLPATVAPPAEDYPKMNWQRRLVLLSLGATIVGLVLGVMLQGWWLTELAAIFLALAVAAIIFGRLRLDDAAESFITGAAQLTATALLVGFARSISLILEDGLVLHTIVNALATPLEQVRAEFSAVGMFLLQSLLNLFVPSGSGQAFATMPIMAPIGDLVGVSRQVTVLAFQFGDGFSNMIVPTNAVLMGILGLAGIPYDRWLRFVFPLMIKLTIAGALALMLAVWIGYT
- a CDS encoding ABC transporter ATP-binding protein, coding for MADASGLYELKGLSKRYTRGKETVAIFDGLDMTISQGDFIAIMGPSGSGKTTLLNLLGGIDKPSSGEVLFEGQRIDNLSQGRLAKWRAKNAGFIFQFYNLMPTLTAAQNVELPLLLTNLSGKARKERVKTALDIVGMVERAGHRPGQLSGGQQQRVAIARAIVADPKVLLADEPTGDLDRTTADEILQTLQLLNKELGKTIIMVTHDPEAASYAARELHLNKGRFEEKGKA
- a CDS encoding efflux RND transporter periplasmic adaptor subunit — its product is MNDDRRDKLRSLSINRDEEERRGGGVSPVMLFGGMIVSAVIAAGAVWFLTQGDAGNAAPQQQTVASAPPASTGQATDTQAAPPPAAATPRAPRASGLVASGYVTARRQATVSAEITGRIAEVLVEEGTEVEAGEILARLDDTRAQLDLELIDSQIAAAEARVRSLEFQAREAGTVTRRASSLFDRAIASEAALTAAQAQQSSLEAQLRAARAELDSARVRRTSQVDLIARHIVRAPFAGVVIAKNAQVGEILFPGSAGGGFTRTGVATLVDMASLEIEVDVNEGQIQRVTPGQRVEAVLDAYPDWRIPARVEAIIPTADRSRATIKVRVALNERDARVLPDMAARVTFIE
- a CDS encoding ABC transporter permease, translating into MNDATLIRKNLFRKRLRAILLMVSILIAFLIFGVLGALQNAFSMGSGTAAQERLVTVNRINFTVALPYAYWGRIQQVEGVRNAAPASWFGGYYQEPQNFVQSFAVDPETYLAAYPTEIVLPPEERAAFLEGRTCALVGRALANQYGWSTGDRIPLMSNIWQNTDGSQAWELDICGVFDDTEGTYPTNYLMLHYEYFNESLAFGRDSFHWITINTTNPALNDQVSQEIDALFANSSAETSTTTEAAFNEAFMEQFGNIGLILTWVIGAAFATILMIVGTTMVMAVNERTREIAVLKTLGFTAPRIFRMVLWESLLLSFIGGLIGLGLASLAAAAASGALAGFLPAFGLSLTNIVTALILMAALGIVTGLLPAYNAMQVRISEALGKI
- a CDS encoding ABC transporter permease, which produces MLKQTTAVTLLNLRSIPQRWGMSLATVLSIALVVGVLLGFMAMASGFRATVDGAGSDDVAIMLRGGAMAEMNSTVSRDDVRLVEIAPGIAAGENGEALISAELYVVADGIKRTTQTRANLALRGVGQHGPELRPQFSLVEGRMFSPGTGELVVGESVLREFDGFELGQSIRLGTNEWIVVGVFSTGGSVFDSEIWADLGVIQNLYDRGSSVQTVRARLTSPDAIEALREYVENEPRLNLEVLSERAYFARSAGGTTNLIMFLGWPLAIAMAIGALAGAWNAMYASVDARTRELATLRAIGFGGLPAFTAAMAEALVLAFAGGLIGALATYLLFDGVSASTLGSGFTQIVFAFAVTPDAAVQGVILALIVGFLGGFIPAIRAARIPLLAVHND
- a CDS encoding sterol desaturase family protein, giving the protein MSDTILAAEPLLRLAAFAGVLAVMMVWELAAPRRRREIPRLVRWSNNLAVVVLDTAILRLAFPLLAVAFALWAEGAGWGLFNVLGAPLWLALPLSVLLLDLAIYGQHVVFHKVPVLWRFHRMHHADLEFDVTTGLRFHPGEIVLSMIIKLAVVALLGAPALAVLVFEVLLNATSMFNHSNIRLPFGLDRMLRLFVVTPDMHRVHHSALRHETDSNYGFNLPWWDRLFGTYRAQPEAGHDAMTIGIGQFRTPRDLWLDRMLLQPFRGRASDPVSDDDKRGTVSSV